A single window of Polyangiaceae bacterium DNA harbors:
- a CDS encoding glycosyltransferase family 4 protein — MLRLALPLGGTDYGRSGIGVYTRAVVPRLGSALAASGGELVVFGTPSDLKAYDDILGDARRVVLPSPLTPPGLNALFHLVGGGFLTMRTKAAVLLLPAANRRMVGTSSIPTVAVVHDIAQLHVPGKYDRLRMAYLRYSVMPALARASRIVAVSHYTQKDIADAFDWPLSRISVVPNGVDATRFTPPSNEDERVRMTRMKLKIEAPYVLYLGRLEHPGKNHLRLIEAFATSPVASHHSLVLAGGDWGALPLIRDAVARFGIENRVCITGFVPDELVPGLVAGADAVAMVGLHEGFGLPALEALAAGRPVFVSNTGALTEVTGDLAASCDPYDCKSIQSALEKTISDTKFRQRAFADGPAHAQRYGWDIAADALLAICRQTALSTNEMHAVG, encoded by the coding sequence ATGCTGCGACTTGCATTGCCCCTCGGCGGAACGGATTATGGCCGGTCGGGAATTGGAGTTTACACACGGGCCGTCGTTCCGCGCCTTGGCAGCGCGCTGGCAGCTTCGGGCGGGGAGCTCGTCGTGTTCGGCACACCCAGCGACCTGAAAGCATATGACGATATCTTGGGTGATGCCCGGCGCGTCGTTCTTCCGTCGCCATTGACACCGCCCGGTTTGAATGCACTCTTTCATCTCGTTGGTGGCGGTTTTCTCACCATGCGTACCAAAGCAGCCGTATTGCTTCTGCCCGCGGCAAATCGTCGTATGGTGGGGACGTCATCCATTCCCACCGTCGCAGTCGTTCATGACATTGCTCAGCTTCATGTTCCGGGCAAATACGACCGCCTCCGCATGGCCTACCTTCGCTATTCAGTCATGCCCGCACTTGCGCGAGCTTCGCGAATCGTTGCGGTCAGTCATTACACACAGAAAGACATTGCCGACGCATTCGACTGGCCCCTGTCGCGCATTTCAGTCGTTCCAAACGGTGTCGATGCCACACGATTCACGCCGCCATCAAATGAAGACGAACGTGTGCGCATGACAAGAATGAAATTAAAAATCGAAGCTCCCTATGTCTTGTACCTCGGACGCCTCGAACACCCGGGCAAGAACCATTTGCGTTTGATCGAAGCGTTTGCGACGAGCCCCGTTGCGTCGCACCATTCCCTCGTGCTCGCAGGCGGAGATTGGGGCGCGCTTCCACTCATTCGGGATGCTGTGGCGCGTTTTGGAATTGAAAATCGAGTGTGCATTACAGGGTTCGTTCCCGATGAGCTCGTCCCGGGTCTCGTCGCAGGTGCGGACGCCGTGGCCATGGTCGGTCTTCACGAGGGTTTTGGTTTACCGGCGCTCGAGGCGCTCGCTGCCGGTAGGCCTGTTTTCGTCTCGAATACCGGAGCATTGACCGAGGTGACCGGTGACCTCGCTGCGAGCTGCGATCCGTACGATTGCAAATCGATTCAATCGGCGCTCGAAAAGACCATTTCGGACACGAAATTCCGTCAGCGCGCGTTTGCCGATGGACCTGCACATGCGCAAAGGTACGGCTGGGACATTGCAGCCGACGCATTGCTTGCGATTTGCCGACAAACGGCGCTGTCGACAAACGAAATGCATGCAGTGGGCTAA